TGAAAATGATGTGTTATGTTGTTTAGGGTTTCCTAATTGTGTGAAATAGGCCAGCTTGATAAAATTTGAGGCCTAAGGtggtaattttaaaaaagactCTTTCttatatcaaatatttaaagaatatatttaactttcaatattataattcttttatttaaaatttatttcatcttttgagatgcaaaattaataatggtttttttattcaacttcTACTATCATTTAgttttcaattgataaaatgATTGATCTACTTAATCTTTCTTATGAGACAGTGCATCTTAGGTGggattttattgattttaattttgaaaattaacaatatGATAGTTAAGGTTTTAGGTAGGATCTTGGGGCCCTTAGGCAGTAGCTTAATGGACTATAGTTAGAGCCGGCACTGTGAAAAAACCTTTAGAGAAAGAACTAAATGCTTAGGAATGTGTGGTAATAGATGCGtaaattaatatatgtatattttgtattttaactaTCGAATCACCTCTttaaataatgaatattttgtatattgGGCAATGGTAGAATTAAGTTTACACTCAACTGAGCCTAACATTACCTTGAAGTTCTGTATGGGTTTTACgagaaaattgtaattttattgattttgtgaTTCATATCATATTGGTCCTAGGTCCTAGAAGAAAGAAACCTGTAGTTAATTGTGCTTAATGCCAGCTAAAGTGGTTATGGTTTTCTTAAAGCTCAGGTGTATTGCTGAGAAAAGTAAGGAGAAGAGAGCAGAAGGAATGAGTTGAATCTTATGTTATGTGTATAAAAAGCTTTGTGGTTATGTTATGTTATTTGTAcataaaatatgcaaaattgTAAAGTTGTTTCTGTCATATTTCCTTTAATTGAAGGATGAATGCATGTTTCTACCTTTGAAAACATGTAGGTCCCAATTTTGGAGAAACTGTTAAATTGGTGCTTTTGCTAAAAGTGATTTTTGGCAAATAAATGGGTCCATAATCTCTTTTAGTTATCAAACACTCACATCAACTTTACTGGCTAGTCACTCAGCTTAAAATCACAATTTGAAGCCCAAAAAGTGCATTTTAGATCATGAACTTTGAACTTAGTCAAAACTTTCATGTCTTATTGGAACTTTGGCCTTTAGGAAATGTTTAATCTTCACTCATATAACCATGAAACTAAGTGATGCTGTTTTCTGTTAAGCTTTCATGCTATATTTAGCTGTTGCTTTGGCTGTCTTCtgaattttacacattttgtattttgtttcaGCAAAACTTTACCATCTTAAGGGAATTTGATATACGGCAACGTCAGGAGGATGATATCACAAGAGTATCTACCGTTCTTTCCATATCTCGAGTTGCTTCTAGCATCTTACTCCGCCACTTTAATTGGTAAACCAATCTCTTTCTTCATGCTTGTCACCTGTAGTTGACATTGAattgtttcatttttctgtAAACCAATCTCTTTCTTAATATATGTgtaaaatgtagtttttttttaataagtaagtTTTGGCTTGTATGAGTAAAGTGTAACATTGGAAACTATAATtaggaattttaaattttgcaacTTAGGATGCTGCATTTTGCATGATGGGACTCTAGAGTACAATTGTTTCTGGTATGTTGGTGTTAATGAAGAAATTGGTATTGCAGGAGTGTTAGTAAAGTACATGATGCATGGTTTGCTGATGAAGATCGAGTTCGTAAAACCGTTGGGTTGTTGGAGGAGCCAATTGTTCGATTACCCAATGCTAGAGAAGTAAGCTATGTAGATAATGTGCTTGGTTATCTTCTCTGTATTCTGATGTCAGTGAATCCCTTGTAATATGATGTTTGTATTCATGGCAGCTTACTTGTGGGATTTGTTTTGACACCTTTCCTCGTGACAGTATTAAATCAGCTGTTTGTGGTCATCCTTTTTGTAGTACATGCTGGGAAGGTTTGTCCAagatacccttttttttttaatgtgtttttaAACTGCATTGTAAGCTGCatcttcaaattttgttttgaataagTGCAACTTGGTAGTTTTTAAGGTTATCAACATTTGCAAccatttttagtaattttattttaaaaattcactAAGTTTTGTTCAATGTTATGTCTAAAAGACTGTACAACTGTGGAATATTTTAATGGTTTTGTTCTATGTTTGTGTTTCCATGTTGGTCTTgtacatgtttgtttgtttttttttttcctaaaggaAAAAGTTTACCTCCAAATTGGTTTGGTGGGAAATTCATCCAACCCACATCCATGTGTACTTTTAGtcacatgaattttttaatgagtcatgtgatttgtttaaataatacgcGTGGATAGTCTTATAAATTGCCACGTAGTGGATGGGAGGAGATTCCTCCAAACAAAAACTTTGtccattttttaaatgcaaatatAGTTTTATTGGGGATTGCTCTTCCTTTCCTTGAGGTGTGGAGAAAAGAAAGACTTCCCTCTTGCTTCAAAAATAGCATTGACTGTCCTAGTCAGAGTAAGGGTAATTACAATGTTAATAACTAATACTAATTTGCCTTTTTACCCCCATTAAACTTGCCTTTTCCTTTGCTTGttcccccctcctttttttaggtctcttgtatttgtttttttaaatatatatcaacCTAACTTCCCTTTGCACATATTGTCTTTCCTCACCAAACCAACATCCATTAACGTGTGTTTGTCTTCCTTGTAGTCAGTATTAATTTGATCTCACCTCAAACAAGTTGTCCATATCCTCAACCCCTGATCCACATCAAGATCTTGTTTGTGAGTCTATTAAAAAGTGCTTTTGGATTGTTGCTTCTGTGATTTAAAGCCAAAAGTCTTGTTTAGAAAAATGTACAAAGTCTCTGAAGTAAAAACCAATAATGAAGTCAGGATTTATTTCGAAGATCAGTGGCTTCTGTCTTTTCCCAATACTTTGGGTCGGGATTGtaattttaccttttatttttcattttaaattatttatccCAATTTGTGGTAGGTGGTAGACATGTAACCCATATGACTTGCTTAATGCACGCCTTATAAGGATATATGTTTAAAACCATTCAGACAATCAATAAATGTCACTCATCTATCCAAAGTAAAGGATAAATTCAACCTACTTTGGATTATCATTTTGAATATTTCCATGCATTGTTGATTTGAGGATTTTGCTTATATCTTATTTCCTGCTGTATCTTATGTATGTTTTTAGGGTACATCAGCACATCCATTAACGATGGTCCTGGATGTTTGATGCTGAGATGTCCTGATCCATCTTGTGGTGCAGCAGTTGGTCAAGATATGATTAATTCATTGGCATCTAATGAAGATAAGGAGAAGTACTGCCGTTACCTTCTTAGGTCTTATATCGAAGACAGTAAGAAGGTGTGTAGTGAATTTGAGACCCTGACATTAGGATCATAATTTATGGAATTTTATTAAATGTTAGTTCACTTTGTGATTTGAAgttgtgcctttttttttttacccattagtgttcataaaatatatatatgggtgACTTGAATGGAGATTTCCATTGGAATCCAAGCTTTTATTGGAGCTCTGCAAGATTGGGAACTTGAGccctcagtttttttttctttttcttttcttattgtGTTATATCCTACCCATGTCTGAAAGGGTGAAGtatttttggggggggggggggggggttgatgATAAAACGATTTGAAGGCCTTTTAGATGTCATGACTTTCAAGTTAAAATCTTGTTTTATGTCTTTAAGATTGGAGGGAAGTAATCCTTTTCTGTGGAGAATTTGGAAGGCTGGAGCACTTCTTTGCTTGTACAACAGCATTGGTGAAGATTTTAACAATGGATGATGTAAGGAAACATACAAAATAGTGATTGGTATTGCATGTGTAAATCAAGTGGAGAGAGCAAATCATGCACTTTTTCACTGTGGCATGGCTAGGGAATTTTGGTCACTGGTGCAGATTTTAAGTTTTGTGGATTATGCCTAAAATGGTTGTTGATTCTTGGCCTGTTGGAAGGGGCAGTTTGGAAGACATTGTGGtgatgaaaatttgaatatagTTCCCTTTTGTATCATACATGTGTTGTATTTGAAGAGAGGAGAATGTGCAGAAATTTGAGGGGTATGATGTTGAAGTTTCTGTTTTAATGTTCCTTGTAGTATTGGACTTTGGCTAGAGTTGCTTCTCCACCTCAACTTTGTGGAGTAAGACACTGCGTCTGTTCAGTTTggatctatatatatatcttaaatcCTCTCTACAATGAGTTGGTCTCTTTTGATTGTTGGATCTGCTTTTGGATATCCTGTCTAGCTTTGTACCATTAAGTGGGTTGTAGCAGGAGCTTTCCTATGTTTTTATCTCTAGGGCCTGACTTTGTTAGATTTAAATATCTCATGTACATGTATAGTTAAAGCTTTATCACATATATAGCAGGCCATTCTGtcgctccccccccccccccctcccccctctttCTCTGTGTCCCTCCTCTGCTTTCTGTACATGCATTGATTTTTTCtgttgaatttttagaattctgTGCATGCTGTTATTCCTTTGTTGCATGCATTAACCCTGATATTGGTGCTTGTTATGTAGGTAGCCATATGTTTAGTCATCTGTTCACCTTTAGGTCATTAGTCGTTAATGGTATATTAGATCatattttcttgctttcttctttgtttcccAGAGTTCTTACTATGTTTCTTTTCTGCCCCAAAATTGCTAGACCAAGTGGTGTCCTGCTCCAGGTTGTGAGTACGCAGTTAATTTTGAGGCTGGCAATGGGAATTATGATGTTATTTGTTTCTGCTCATATGGCTTTTGCTGGAATGTAAGTTTCTTCTGGCGTGCTTGTAAATGTTGGTATAATAACTAGTTTCTATAGGAATTGGTCCGCATGCTAGATCAATAAACTCATTCTGGTGGATCTGCAGTGCACAGAGGAAGCTCACCGGCCGGTGGACTGTGGTACAGTTGCAAAGTGGATTTTGAAGAATAGTGCTGAGTCTGAAAACATGAACTGgtagaaattatattttagcaTCTGATGTCTTATCTTCCTTTTGATTATGCTACCTGGATCTTTTGGATATAggtatcacttttttttctcctgTCATCCTGATAATTGGCAGTTTTCAGCTGTTtcctattaaaaatatttggttGCCTATGTATCATATGTGCAGGGGTTACAGTGTTCATTGACTACAAATATTGACTTAGTTTTTGGTATTCAGTTACTTGTTGAGAGGTTTTCTTGCCTGCGTTGTTTCTCTAGTTGCCGCTTCTTTTCTTGTTGGGTTCATTTTGGTTTTTACACTAGTGTGATTGTGTGAGGGTACTATGATATATCTGTTACATGTCTTAAAGGATCATGGTCAATTGATCATGAAAAAAGCTGAATGACAGTAATTCTCTTACTTAAACATGTGTTAGAAACTCTTGGGAATGACAGAAACTTAAGTATGAATATGGCAAAGCCTTGGGTAAAAATAACAATTGGTGTGGTTATTGTGCTAAATGGTTTTgatggttgttattgttattatagaTTTTCTACTTGACATGACAGTCATTTAGGAATTTGATTTTCAAGTGCAATTTGTTGAATTTAAAACAGGACATTATGGATGGATTTCTGCTAGCTACTCTAATGGTTTGTATTGTATTAGTTTTATGATGACATTTTCAAGCCTCTCGTTATTTCATCTAGATAATCTTGTTTGATGGTTGTTTTTAGTTGCTACTTATGTTAATGGATGTGAGTGGAACATTGTTGTTGTAATCATCTGCCTGcccccgcccccccccccccccccacttttttttttttccttttcttttcaattgtatTTAGAATCCATATTGGGGTTCGTTTCTTTTATGTCATGGTCATTTTAATCATGATAGCATATTATTTTGCAATGATGAATCATGGAGATATGCTTTGAAGGTCCTTCAgcctattttatttttgactgAAAGGTATTTGGGGAAAGATTCATTTACTTTTCAACAGAGTGGAACAGATTTATCCTTTCCTCCATTTTGAGTTACCTTCCCATGGTACTCCCATCCATTGCCACAAAAGAATGCAGGGCTAGTTTGggcattttaaaaacatatcaGTAGTGAGGAGTTTTTcgctttgtaattttttataatttgatgaacAGTAACGGACAAGGTTGCTTACCTTGCATACTGTTTGTTTACTTAAGAGGGGATTGTATACTGTGGAGTTCTCATTTCCAAAACATAGTATCCAAATCAATTCACTGCTAGTTTCTGTTTTAATGGGTCTTAGGTCTAAGTTGCATGAATATGAGGCCACTCTGAGCTAGACTGTTTTGCCTTCTTGCCTCTTGATTTGCTTTTTTATATTGCACATTCCTTGACAATTAGAGATGTGTTTACTTATTCTCTAATTActactatttcattttttgtttaaatagcTTTGTGAAAATATAGTGGAACTGCTGATTTGTTTCTAACTAATGCTGCCCAATGCCACTTTTTGATGTAACTCAGGATACTAGCAAATTCTAAGCCATGTCCAAAATGCAAGAGGCCAATTGAAAAGAATCAAGGATGCATGCATATGACATGCACACCTCCctgtaaatttgaattttgctGGTAAGAGCCATAAAGaatgttttactattttagaaatATGTCATTCTTATGAAAAATGTAACACCCCCTGTACAAAGGTTATGAGATTTTGTTGCGTTCGTAGAAGAATTCAtgctatattatattataagaATTTCCTATATTTGTTTACAAATCATTGGCATTTTATTTAGATGCGTTTTAATGTAATTGCATGTGAACTTCATTTAATGTCAATGCAGGCTATGCCTAGGTGCATGGGCTGATCATGGTGAGAGGACAGGTGGTTTCTATGCTTGTAACCGTTATGAGGTTGCCAAGCAAGAGGGAGTGGTGAGCTAGTTAAAGATTTCTGTTTGGTCATTCATTCAGTGGATAGcttaggccttgtttggtttaaaaaaatggtcattcatcactcagttttcatcactcatcactcagttttcatcacttaTTTCTCATCACTTAAAACACCCCACCtcgtttggcaccatcactcacttgttatcactcaatatttttcaactatttGTCGGTCCCATACATGTACCTTGTgcaacttttactttttttttttttttttccttccttcaaccccagtacccaaactcaccaaaccaatggaaaaaaaaaaaaaaaaaaagaagaagaaacctagaaacccgaaaaaaaaaaaaaaaaagaagaaggaagaattgAAGATCGAatcagtgaaaaaaaaaaaaaaaaaaaaaccaaactcacTGAACggagtgggaaaaaaaaatagaagaagaagaaacccagaaacccaaaagaaggaaagaaagaaagaaagacaaaaaaaaaaaaaaaaaaggaactaaaGACCGAAccagtgaacaaaaaaaaaaaaaaatggaagaagaagaagaccggATGCAGgggaagaaaagaataaaaaaaaagagtcaaagtcaaaagttgcggctgtgggtccctctatatatgtttaattacaaaaatgccattgagttatgagttatgaaaactaaaaacagctaaaatgtgtttttagtttccataactcataactcaaaaatcagagaattgagtgatgaaaactgaatCACGGATCATGAGTCacggagtccaaacaagtgcTCTTCCGTGGGCCCCGCCAATTTTGGAtcatgagttatgaaaacaggACGATATGACTCAAAACTCTCCTAATCCAAACATCACTTTAGTGTTTCTGACATCTATGTGATAATTTGCTATCATCTGTGATAAactaatattttctttcttacctGTGAAATATCATATTGGCACTTTTTAGTATGATGAGGctgagagaagaagagaaatggCAAAGAATTCTTTGGAGAGATACACCCATTATTATGAACGTTGGGCAAGCAATCAATCGGTATacataatttataagttttttgaatttatctCTGTTTCTTATGATGTGCAATGGATCCTTgcatttgttttgttgtttgttagtttaagaaattttttagtaCTTCTGTCTATCAAAATTTACCACAGTTCATTGTTTAGTCTTCCTTGTGTATTTCAAATTTAACTAATACATGTTGAATACTTGATTTAGGTAGTGTTTTGTATCTCTACTGATAGAATGCATTCCAGTCCAGTCATTCCAGTCCAGTAGAATGCATTCTAAAAAATGCATAATGacaaattgcttttttttttccttctaaaaaattgtgtttggttTTATGCTGAAACTCTTATTGAAAAAGTAATTGCACCGAATGTAATTGTGTTTGGTTATGAATTCATGGAGATTGTATTTTTTGCCAATAATAAGGTGGTGGTTcccattttttctctctttaaatgTAAACAATTAATCTTACATGCATACAGTCCTATTCCAGATTCATGCTGAAGGTGTGAGGTATAAAAAGCAATACACTTGCACAagcaaatttttaattaaacaatttcCAAGAACAGGCAAATTacattagtttatttttaattagataatgttgtaacaaacaacaacaaagataGAAAAAACAGATCAAGGGACAATtctaagagaagaaagaaactcAATGATAAAAGGAGTGATATAtaccttctctttcttttaataGAAAGGTTATTAAAAGGAGTGATATAtaccttctctttcttttaataGAAAGGTTATTAAAAGAATAACTACACCAAAACCTGTTTCTTTAAGAATGATCCATACAATTCTCTAAAGGCCATTTAATAACAAGAGTGGGAAGCTTAATAACCTCTAAACCAACAGAAAGCTACTGTCTGAAAAATCATGGTTAAGGAGTAGTGGGGAAAAAAATAGGAGTGGGAAGACAATTTATGTAgaaaaggatttaaaaaaaaaaaaaaaaataaaatttgggtaTATTGTAGATCTGATATgtagaaattgtaaaaaattgtcGTAGTTAgttatttaaaagtttttttaaaaaaaaaaaattggggaaatTGTTAACAAGGTATATTGCTTTCAACGAGCAACTTTCTTatgtgccaaattttttttgataggtaaaactgtaaaagcaaaaacaacttTCTTATGTACACTTTTTcttgtgttcaccatcatgaacaccttgtatTTGCTTTATtcgtttttttcttcttgattaaTATGattcttattacttataaaaaaaaatatcactcCTTACTAAAACCACTTTGTTCGAgatatttaaaaagaagaagaagaaagtgatcATGTCTCTCAAAGTGGTTTGGTTCATCAGCTTTTTTGTCAtccttgttttgaaaatgttgcATGTAACTGGACATGCTTTTATTAATATCGTTAAATAGATTTGGTTTGTATAGTCTTCAATGTTAAAGTTCTTTTTTGGCAGTCGAGGCAAAAAGCTTTGGCAGATTTACATCAAATGCAAACTGTGCATGTAAGtgctatctctctctctctcacttgatatatgtgtgtgtatatttatttatttatttttgtgtgtctGGTTGGGAGTGTGGACGGTGTTGCTGTGTTTTTATATACTATTATGTAGACCTGTATGAGATAAGAATCTccattttaattgaaataatttttatgaaagtttttttgatatgttttatgtttttcagCATTGCCAACTTGAATACTTCATGGCAAGCACCTCTgaatccaaaaaataaagattctTTATAGTTATATctttacttaataaaaaagaaaaataatttaaagaaattattatgATTTCTTTATAGTTACActtcgggaaaaaaaaaaaaaactgaattcTTTGtagttatgtattttttttaataataaagaaatacaTTAAAAGGAATTATATGATAAGCAAGTGTACTTTTTCAAGGGTTCAATTTCCGATGAATAGGTTTTGTTGAGAACTTCCTTGCAAAATGAATAACCTGGCTGATTGATTTAACCATCAATTTATCCTCCTTATTTCTAAACtatgttttatattttcttataataTGGAGAGATCATTTACAGCAGGTTCTTCCATGTCTTAGTGGTTCATGGCTTAAAAGATCTGCTGTTGATTGAATTACTGAATTGTGGAACAGTGTATTAAAACTGCTTAGTGCTtacaaaggggaaaaaataaaaaaataaaaagaaaaaccaacacACAATTGTCTGTTTTTAGTTATACCTTTTCTTATTGATGACCTTTTAGTGGCCTTGTGATTGTAAATGCTTCTGGAGGTTGTATAATGACttgtttaatttctttgtttttggtaGCTTGAGAAGCTTAGTGATCTACAGTGTACACCTGAGTCTCAGCTCAAATTCATTATAGAGGCCTGGATGCAGGTACTTTCTGTGCTCATGATTAGATGTatacaacattttttgttttttgtttctccaGGAATCAAGACAAAATATTTTAACCTTCATATAAACAATTCATATGCATTTTGTTGACTTTTTGGGTAAGATAGCTACAATCCTTctacccatatatatatatatatatatatatttttttttttttttcctttcttctaagTACCAATGGCTATGTTTAGTATATCAGACCCAGACTTTCTCTTTTTGACTGGACATATTAAACCCAAGTAGGGTGTGATAGCATACCCTGGGGGAACCATTTGTCGTATGTTAGTAATATCTCCCTTTTTATTtgatataattttgaaattaaaatagtagTAGTTGCACTGATATGAAGGTGGTGGTTTGGCCTGTAATGATGGGAAATATGCATTGTGTTTTTGTTGCATGCTTGTAGATAGTTGAATGTAGGCGAGTGCTGAAATGGACCTATGCATATGGGTTCTACCTACCTGAGATTGAGCATGGTAAAAAGCAGTTTTTTGAGTACTTGCAAGGTATATGTGTATTGCTTAAAagtataataattaaatatgaagAGTTCTTTTTATTTGTCGTGGTCTTCATACAATTGTGATGACTTTACAGGTGAGGCGGAGTCTGGTCTGGAAAGGCTTCATCAATGTGCAGAAAAGGAACTACAACAGTTCCTCAGTGCTGACAGCAAACCATCAACCGATTTTAATGACTTCCGTACAAAGCTAGCTGGACTTACGAGGTATAT
The Quercus lobata isolate SW786 chromosome 10, ValleyOak3.0 Primary Assembly, whole genome shotgun sequence DNA segment above includes these coding regions:
- the LOC115962830 gene encoding probable E3 ubiquitin-protein ligase ARI7; the protein is MDSEDDMHDANDVESVDDEFYSGEAEEAPMDYYCGEYDNIDEDVELEYEEDEDDDDDDANFDFVEDDADDSIDFESRRAEQNFTILREFDIRQRQEDDITRVSTVLSISRVASSILLRHFNWSVSKVHDAWFADEDRVRKTVGLLEEPIVRLPNARELTCGICFDTFPRDSIKSAVCGHPFCSTCWEGYISTSINDGPGCLMLRCPDPSCGAAVGQDMINSLASNEDKEKYCRYLLRSYIEDSKKTKWCPAPGCEYAVNFEAGNGNYDVICFCSYGFCWNCTEEAHRPVDCGTVAKWILKNSAESENMNWILANSKPCPKCKRPIEKNQGCMHMTCTPPCKFEFCWLCLGAWADHGERTGGFYACNRYEVAKQEGVYDEAERRREMAKNSLERYTHYYERWASNQSSRQKALADLHQMQTVHLEKLSDLQCTPESQLKFIIEAWMQIVECRRVLKWTYAYGFYLPEIEHGKKQFFEYLQGEAESGLERLHQCAEKELQQFLSADSKPSTDFNDFRTKLAGLTSVTRNYFENLVRALENGLSDVDSSGACSKTSTKNVGGSSKGRGGRGKGTTRAGGSIKSADDTLYWSCEQCTYANVKSATRCEMCNQQRR